A single region of the Streptomyces sp. ITFR-16 genome encodes:
- a CDS encoding PaaI family thioesterase has product MTALDLPMAQKVLDSQPFSALVGARITAFGDGRATLEIDSREELRQQNGFLHGGVLAYAADNALTFAAGTTLGPAVLTGGFSIQYLRPATGAALVARAEVVHTGRRQAVARCDLFVVARDGTETLCAVAQGTVLSAAPS; this is encoded by the coding sequence ATGACCGCACTCGACCTGCCGATGGCGCAGAAGGTGCTCGACAGCCAGCCGTTCAGCGCGCTGGTCGGGGCACGGATCACGGCCTTCGGCGACGGGCGCGCCACGCTGGAGATCGACAGCCGTGAGGAACTGCGCCAGCAGAACGGCTTCCTGCACGGCGGGGTGCTGGCCTACGCCGCCGACAACGCGCTCACCTTCGCCGCCGGGACCACGCTCGGCCCGGCGGTGCTGACGGGGGGCTTCTCCATCCAGTACCTCAGGCCCGCCACCGGTGCCGCGCTCGTCGCCCGCGCCGAGGTCGTCCACACCGGGCGGCGGCAGGCCGTGGCGCGCTGCGATCTGTTCGTGGTGGCGCGGGACGGGACCGAGACGCTCTGCGCGGTCGCCCAGGGCACGGTGCTGAGCGCCGCCCCGTCCTGA
- a CDS encoding cytochrome P450, whose amino-acid sequence MSEVDIDLRGVADFTANPYPYYERMRAAGPVHPIRTDEFDRVWLVVGYEEGRAVLADQRFGKDWRATPGEMGGDLINANMLEADAPDHTRLRKLVARAFTARRIASLRPRVQEITDHLLDVMVPGGRADLVDALAFPLPMTVICELIGVPDLDRSAFRKLSNGVVAPESPQEEGEAARAMGVYLAELIEDKRCSPGDDLLSALIAARYEDDDALSPDELVGMAFLLLVAGHETTVNLISNGVRALLDHPDQLAALRADFGLLDGAVEEMLRYDGPVENSTFRFARERIEIGGRVIHSGEPVLVSLASADRDPGRFPEPDRFDIRRETQGHLAFGHGMHFCLGAPLARMEGRIAIRTLLERCPGLAPDPDAEAPRWVPGMLIRGVRKLPVRW is encoded by the coding sequence ATGTCCGAAGTCGATATCGATCTGCGCGGAGTAGCCGACTTCACCGCGAATCCGTATCCGTACTACGAGAGGATGCGCGCCGCCGGACCGGTGCACCCCATCCGCACCGACGAGTTCGACCGGGTCTGGCTCGTCGTCGGCTACGAGGAGGGCCGCGCGGTCCTCGCCGATCAGCGGTTCGGCAAGGACTGGCGGGCGACGCCCGGCGAGATGGGCGGCGACCTGATCAACGCCAACATGCTGGAGGCGGACGCCCCCGACCACACCCGGCTGCGCAAGCTGGTGGCCCGCGCCTTCACCGCCCGCCGCATCGCGTCCCTGCGCCCCCGCGTCCAGGAGATCACCGACCATCTGCTCGATGTGATGGTGCCCGGCGGGCGCGCGGATCTCGTGGACGCGCTGGCCTTCCCGCTGCCGATGACCGTCATCTGCGAACTGATCGGCGTGCCCGATCTGGACCGGTCCGCCTTCCGCAAGCTGTCGAACGGGGTGGTCGCGCCGGAGAGCCCGCAGGAGGAGGGCGAGGCGGCCCGCGCCATGGGCGTCTACCTCGCCGAACTGATCGAGGACAAGCGCTGCTCGCCCGGCGACGACCTGCTGAGCGCGCTGATCGCCGCCCGGTACGAGGACGACGACGCGCTGTCCCCGGACGAACTGGTCGGGATGGCCTTCCTGCTGCTCGTCGCCGGCCACGAGACGACGGTCAACCTGATCTCCAACGGGGTACGCGCGCTGCTCGACCACCCCGACCAGCTGGCCGCGCTGCGCGCCGACTTCGGGCTGCTCGACGGCGCGGTGGAGGAGATGCTCCGCTACGACGGACCGGTGGAGAACTCTACCTTCCGCTTCGCCCGGGAACGCATCGAGATCGGCGGCCGGGTCATCCACAGCGGCGAACCGGTCCTGGTCTCCCTCGCGAGCGCCGACCGGGACCCGGGCCGCTTCCCCGAGCCCGACCGCTTCGACATCCGCCGCGAGACCCAGGGCCACCTGGCCTTCGGGCACGGGATGCACTTCTGCCTGGGCGCGCCGCTGGCCCGGATGGAGGGCCGCATCGCGATCCGGACGCTGCTGGAGCGCTGCCCGGGACTCGCGCCCGACCCGGACGCCGAGGCGCCGCGCTGGGTGCCCGGCATGCTGATCCGCGGGGTGCGCAAGCTCCCCGTGCGCTGGTGA
- a CDS encoding response regulator transcription factor: MTTPTPTPPGARPVRLLIVDDDPLVRAGLTLMLGGADDIDIVGEGTDGSEVAALVDRLRPDVVLMDIRMPVMDGLSATEALRARPDAPEIVVLTTFHADEQVLRAIRAGAAGFVLKDTPPAQIVESVRRVAAGDPVLSPAVTRQLMARAAGPGHEEREGRAERARRRLALLADREREVAVAVGQGRSNAEIAAALYLSVATVKTQVSRILAKFDFNNRVQIALLVHDAGLLEDDDEGDASLS, from the coding sequence ATGACCACCCCGACCCCCACGCCCCCCGGTGCCCGGCCCGTGCGGCTGCTCATCGTCGACGACGACCCGCTCGTACGGGCCGGACTCACCCTCATGCTCGGCGGCGCCGACGACATCGACATCGTGGGGGAGGGGACCGACGGCAGCGAGGTGGCCGCGCTCGTCGACCGGCTCCGGCCGGACGTCGTCCTCATGGACATCCGGATGCCGGTGATGGACGGGCTGAGCGCCACCGAGGCGCTGCGCGCCCGGCCGGACGCCCCCGAGATCGTCGTGCTGACGACCTTCCACGCCGACGAACAGGTGCTCCGCGCCATCCGCGCCGGGGCCGCCGGGTTCGTCCTCAAGGACACCCCGCCCGCGCAGATCGTCGAGTCGGTGCGCCGGGTGGCCGCCGGTGACCCGGTCCTGTCGCCCGCGGTCACCCGCCAGTTGATGGCCCGGGCCGCGGGGCCGGGCCACGAGGAGCGGGAGGGCCGCGCCGAACGGGCCCGCCGGCGGCTCGCGCTGCTCGCGGACCGGGAGCGCGAGGTGGCCGTCGCCGTCGGACAGGGCCGCTCCAACGCCGAGATCGCAGCCGCGCTCTACCTCAGCGTGGCCACGGTGAAGACCCAGGTCTCACGCATTCTCGCCAAGTTCGATTTCAACAACCGGGTACAGATCGCCCTGCTGGTCCACGACGCAGGGCTGCTGGAGGATGACGACGAGGGCGACGCGAGCCTGTCTTGA
- a CDS encoding histidine kinase, which translates to MTRTEYPWLLPSAMADPELPGDRGGRTRRTVRDWVVDITAFLCAAGMGMATVAAIDADHTTSDTFVLVDSLVGAAACCALWVRRRWPVGLAVALTVLSTVEPVAAGALLVALFSVAVHRPFRPVALVGAGALAVAPVQPYLRPDPNTSFMASTIIGLLLVLLVLSWGMVVRSRRQLVVSLRERARRAETEAALRAEQAQRLAREDIAREMHDVLAHRLTLLSVHAGALEFRPDAPPAEVARAAGVIRDSAHEALQDLREIIGVLRSPRDGDGEGNRPQPTLATLDALIAESGLAGMKVTLDNRIADPAAAPAATGRTVYRIAQEALTNARKHAPGAEVTLTLDGGPGRGITVEVRNPDPAEPFEQVPGSGQGLIGLTERATLAGGRLEHGPGPDGGFVVRAWLPWAS; encoded by the coding sequence ATGACGCGTACGGAATACCCCTGGCTGCTGCCCTCGGCGATGGCCGATCCCGAGCTGCCGGGCGACCGGGGCGGCCGCACGCGCCGCACCGTGCGCGACTGGGTCGTCGACATCACCGCCTTCCTCTGTGCGGCGGGCATGGGGATGGCGACCGTCGCCGCGATCGACGCCGACCACACCACCTCGGACACCTTCGTCCTCGTCGACTCGCTCGTGGGGGCCGCGGCCTGCTGCGCCCTGTGGGTCCGCCGGCGCTGGCCGGTCGGGCTCGCGGTCGCCCTGACGGTCCTGTCCACCGTGGAGCCGGTCGCGGCCGGGGCCCTGCTGGTGGCGCTGTTCAGCGTGGCCGTGCACCGGCCCTTCCGCCCGGTCGCGCTGGTCGGCGCGGGCGCCCTGGCCGTCGCCCCCGTACAGCCGTATCTGCGCCCGGACCCCAACACCTCGTTCATGGCGTCCACCATCATCGGGCTGCTGCTGGTCCTGCTCGTCCTGAGCTGGGGCATGGTCGTACGCTCCCGGCGCCAGCTCGTCGTCTCCCTGCGCGAGCGCGCCCGGCGGGCCGAGACCGAGGCCGCCCTGCGGGCCGAGCAGGCGCAGCGGCTCGCCCGCGAGGACATCGCCCGCGAGATGCACGACGTCCTCGCCCACCGGCTGACCCTGCTCAGCGTCCACGCCGGCGCCCTCGAATTCCGCCCCGACGCGCCCCCGGCCGAAGTCGCCCGCGCCGCCGGAGTCATCCGGGACAGCGCGCACGAGGCGCTCCAGGACCTCCGCGAGATCATCGGCGTCCTGCGCAGCCCCCGGGACGGCGACGGCGAGGGCAACCGGCCGCAGCCCACCCTCGCCACCCTGGACGCGCTGATCGCCGAATCGGGGCTCGCCGGCATGAAGGTCACCCTCGACAACCGCATCGCCGACCCCGCCGCCGCCCCCGCCGCCACCGGACGCACCGTCTACCGCATCGCCCAGGAGGCCCTGACCAACGCCCGCAAGCACGCCCCCGGCGCCGAGGTCACCCTCACGCTCGACGGCGGACCGGGCCGGGGCATCACCGTCGAGGTGCGCAACCCGGACCCCGCCGAACCCTTCGAGCAGGTGCCGGGATCGGGCCAGGGCCTCATCGGGCTGACCGAACGGGCCACGCTCGCCGGCGGCCGGCTCGAACACGGACCCGGTCCCGACGGCGGATTCGTGGTCCGGGCCTGGCTACCGTGGGCGTCATGA
- a CDS encoding DMT family transporter, translated as MSSVAVPVLAPPRRAWLTDLPVLLVAVVWGSSYLAAKGITTAQTVIAVLVLRFAVVLPVLVVAGRRGLRALNAAQWRGAGLLGLVLAGIFLVETYGIVHTSATNAGLIISLTMIFTPLAEAAVTRTRPTGVFLSAAGLSVAGVVLLTQGGGFTSPSAGDLLMLLAALARTLHVLLMARITSVRSADSLSLTTVQLGSAVAVFALLAAAPGTGDAPWTVAAGFGVREWAGLLFLSVFCTLFAFFVQMWSVRRTSPSRVSLLLGTEPLWAAAVGIAIGGERLGALGVAGAVLVLAGTAWGRRSADPATP; from the coding sequence ATGTCCTCCGTCGCCGTACCCGTACTCGCCCCGCCGCGCCGCGCGTGGCTCACGGATCTGCCCGTCCTGCTGGTCGCCGTGGTCTGGGGCTCCAGCTATCTGGCCGCCAAGGGCATCACCACGGCGCAGACCGTCATCGCCGTGCTGGTCCTGCGCTTCGCCGTCGTGCTGCCCGTCCTGGTGGTCGCCGGCCGGCGCGGGCTGCGGGCGCTGAACGCGGCCCAGTGGCGGGGCGCGGGGCTGCTGGGCCTGGTGCTCGCGGGGATCTTCCTGGTGGAGACGTACGGCATCGTGCACACCTCCGCGACCAACGCCGGGCTCATCATCAGCCTCACCATGATCTTCACCCCGCTCGCCGAGGCCGCCGTGACACGGACCCGGCCGACCGGGGTCTTCCTCTCGGCCGCCGGGCTCTCCGTGGCGGGGGTGGTGCTGCTGACCCAGGGCGGCGGCTTCACCAGCCCCTCGGCCGGCGATCTGCTGATGCTGCTCGCCGCACTCGCCCGCACCCTGCACGTCCTGCTGATGGCGCGCATCACGTCCGTCCGCTCGGCCGACTCGCTGTCGCTGACCACCGTTCAGCTCGGCAGCGCGGTCGCCGTCTTCGCCCTGCTGGCCGCCGCCCCCGGCACCGGCGACGCGCCGTGGACGGTCGCCGCCGGGTTCGGCGTCCGGGAGTGGGCCGGGCTGCTCTTCCTCTCCGTCTTCTGCACGCTCTTCGCGTTCTTCGTGCAGATGTGGTCCGTACGCCGCACCTCGCCGTCCCGGGTCAGCCTGCTGCTCGGTACGGAACCGCTCTGGGCCGCCGCCGTCGGCATCGCGATCGGCGGCGAGCGGCTGGGCGCCCTCGGTGTCGCCGGTGCGGTCCTCGTGCTCGCGGGCACGGCCTGGGGCCGCCGCAGCGCGGACCCGGCTACTCCCTGA
- a CDS encoding ABC transporter permease yields the protein MSTSISVQERTAGAAPPGAPEPPVGRPERAARLRRVGLRVVALAALLALWQLVVWLELWSPVLVPSPAAVWHALLETSSTHDGVRGYQGHTLIEHLGISLRRIVIGAGAGAAAGLAIGVLMGTLPWVRVVLEPAVAFLRTLPPLAYFSLLIIWFGIDEAPKLWLLAIAAMPPVAVATASAVASAPTALVEAARAIGARRGQVITSVVLPSALPEILIGVRLAFGIAYSSVVAAETVNGLPGIGGLIRDAQRYNQSDTVVLGLFAIGISGLLIDALLRALENRLAPWRRHV from the coding sequence ATGTCCACATCCATATCCGTGCAGGAGCGGACCGCCGGCGCGGCCCCGCCCGGTGCGCCGGAGCCACCCGTTGGCCGACCGGAACGGGCCGCCCGGCTGCGCCGCGTGGGCCTGCGCGTCGTCGCGCTCGCCGCCCTGCTCGCCCTGTGGCAGCTGGTGGTCTGGCTGGAGCTGTGGTCGCCGGTGCTCGTGCCCTCCCCCGCCGCCGTCTGGCACGCGCTGCTGGAGACCTCGAGCACCCATGACGGGGTGCGCGGCTACCAGGGCCACACCCTGATCGAGCACCTGGGCATCAGCCTGCGCCGCATCGTCATCGGGGCCGGGGCGGGTGCCGCCGCCGGGCTGGCGATCGGGGTGCTGATGGGGACGCTCCCCTGGGTCCGGGTGGTGCTGGAGCCGGCGGTCGCCTTCCTGCGTACGCTGCCGCCGCTCGCCTACTTCAGCCTGCTGATCATCTGGTTCGGCATCGACGAGGCGCCCAAGCTCTGGCTGCTGGCCATCGCGGCGATGCCGCCTGTCGCCGTGGCCACCGCGTCGGCGGTGGCGTCCGCGCCGACCGCGCTGGTCGAGGCGGCCCGGGCGATCGGCGCCCGGCGCGGCCAGGTCATCACCTCCGTGGTGCTGCCCTCCGCGCTGCCCGAGATCCTGATCGGGGTCCGGCTCGCCTTCGGGATCGCCTACTCCTCGGTGGTCGCCGCCGAGACGGTCAACGGACTGCCCGGGATCGGCGGTCTCATCCGGGACGCCCAGCGCTACAACCAGTCCGACACGGTCGTGCTCGGGCTCTTCGCCATCGGCATCTCCGGCCTGCTCATCGACGCCCTGCTGCGCGCCCTGGAGAACCGGCTCGCGCCGTGGCGGCGGCACGTATGA
- a CDS encoding ABC transporter substrate-binding protein codes for MTGTRGWLRTTSLVAALGALLVVTACGSGGSDEGGKGGGKTIRIAYQAFPSGDLIVKEKGWLEKALPGYTVKWTKFDSGASINTAFVAGAVDLAAIGSSPVARGLSKPLNIPYQVTWVLDVAGENEALVARDGSKISSVKDLEGHKVATPFSSTSHYSLLAALDKAGVDASKVQLLDLEPQDILAAWTRGDIDASYVWLPTLDELKKTGKVLISSRELASAGKPTLDLGVAATSFIKAHPDVLPAWRKAQARALDLIHDDPDAASTAVGKQLGISPAEAAGQIKQGIFLKPAEQADAKWLGSPGHIGGLADNLHSAAQFLVDQKQIDAAPDLETLRKSVYAEGLADAVSP; via the coding sequence ATGACCGGCACACGCGGTTGGCTCCGCACCACCTCGCTCGTCGCGGCACTGGGAGCCCTGCTCGTGGTCACCGCGTGCGGCTCGGGCGGCTCCGACGAGGGCGGCAAGGGCGGCGGCAAGACGATCCGCATCGCCTACCAGGCCTTCCCCAGCGGCGACCTGATCGTCAAGGAGAAGGGCTGGCTGGAGAAGGCGCTGCCCGGCTACACCGTCAAGTGGACCAAGTTCGACTCCGGTGCCAGCATCAACACAGCCTTCGTCGCGGGGGCCGTGGACCTCGCCGCCATCGGGTCGAGCCCGGTCGCCCGGGGCCTGTCCAAGCCGCTGAACATCCCGTACCAGGTCACCTGGGTGCTGGACGTGGCCGGTGAGAACGAGGCGCTGGTGGCCCGCGACGGCTCCAAGATCTCCTCCGTCAAGGACCTGGAGGGGCACAAGGTGGCCACCCCCTTCAGCTCCACCTCGCACTACAGCCTGCTCGCCGCGCTGGACAAGGCCGGGGTGGACGCGTCCAAGGTCCAGCTCCTCGACCTCGAACCGCAGGACATCCTGGCCGCCTGGACGCGCGGCGACATCGACGCCTCGTACGTCTGGCTGCCCACCCTCGACGAGCTGAAGAAGACCGGCAAGGTGCTGATCTCCAGCCGCGAACTCGCCTCGGCCGGAAAGCCCACCCTCGACCTCGGGGTCGCCGCCACCTCCTTCATCAAGGCGCACCCCGATGTGCTGCCCGCCTGGCGCAAGGCGCAGGCGCGGGCGCTCGACCTCATCCACGACGACCCGGACGCGGCCTCCACCGCCGTCGGCAAGCAGCTCGGCATCAGCCCCGCCGAGGCGGCCGGGCAGATCAAGCAGGGCATCTTCCTGAAGCCGGCCGAGCAGGCGGACGCCAAGTGGCTCGGCAGTCCGGGCCACATCGGCGGACTGGCCGACAACCTGCACAGCGCCGCGCAGTTCCTGGTGGACCAGAAGCAGATCGACGCGGCCCCCGACCTGGAGACGCTGCGCAAGTCCGTCTACGCGGAAGGGCTGGCCGATGCCGTCTCTCCCTGA
- a CDS encoding ABC transporter ATP-binding protein: MPSLPDLDALGKEGPAAGKPAASATSAVSAVSAVSAVSVRDVRHTYGRGADAVTALGPVSLEIPAGEFLVLVGPSGCGKSTLLRLIAGFERASHGEVTVNGETPEPGRQAGIVFQQPRLFPWRTVGDNVGQALKYAGVPRAERAERTAELLERVGLADTAHRRIWQISGGQQQRVAIARALAGGKRLLLLDEPFAALDALTRERLQEDLRTVGAETGTTAVFVTHSVDEAVFLGTRTVVLTARPGTVALDVPIGLPRTGVGPDELRGLPEYAALRAEIGTAVRNAAR, from the coding sequence ATGCCGTCTCTCCCTGACCTCGACGCCCTCGGCAAGGAAGGGCCCGCCGCCGGGAAGCCGGCCGCGTCCGCGACCTCCGCCGTCTCCGCCGTCTCCGCCGTCTCCGCCGTCTCCGTGCGGGACGTACGCCATACGTACGGGCGCGGCGCGGACGCGGTGACCGCGCTCGGGCCGGTCTCGCTGGAGATCCCGGCCGGTGAGTTCCTGGTCCTCGTCGGCCCGTCCGGGTGCGGCAAGAGCACCCTGCTGCGGCTGATCGCGGGCTTCGAGCGGGCCTCGCACGGGGAGGTCACCGTCAACGGCGAGACCCCCGAGCCGGGCCGCCAGGCCGGGATCGTCTTCCAGCAGCCCCGGCTCTTCCCGTGGCGCACGGTCGGCGACAACGTCGGCCAGGCGCTGAAGTACGCGGGCGTGCCGCGAGCCGAACGGGCCGAGCGCACCGCCGAGTTGCTGGAGCGGGTGGGTCTCGCGGACACCGCGCACCGGCGGATCTGGCAGATCTCCGGCGGGCAGCAGCAGCGTGTCGCCATCGCCCGCGCCCTGGCAGGCGGCAAGCGGCTGCTGCTGCTCGACGAGCCGTTCGCCGCGCTGGACGCGCTCACCCGCGAGCGGCTCCAGGAGGATCTGCGGACCGTCGGCGCGGAGACCGGGACCACCGCGGTCTTCGTCACGCACAGCGTGGACGAGGCCGTCTTCCTCGGCACCCGTACCGTCGTCCTCACGGCCCGGCCCGGGACCGTGGCCCTGGACGTCCCCATCGGCCTGCCCCGTACCGGAGTCGGCCCCGACGAACTGCGCGGCCTGCCCGAGTACGCCGCGCTGCGCGCCGAGATCGGCACGGCGGTCCGCAACGCGGCCCGCTGA
- a CDS encoding TauD/TfdA family dioxygenase produces the protein MTVVDTSPVLREHRIPADGLYEGPRVLRRVPEGWEDRPYELFGVVPLGRVIGAEIHGVDLSRPLGPGLRAELDRALLEWKVLFFRDQHLTSRQQRDFASHWGELETNPLLATGDDPEVARLDRTAVPTFENVWHADVTFRERPALGAVLQLREVPPVGGDTLWADMAAAYDNLPQEVKERIEGARAVHDFIPGFSRFYPPERLAPHQEEFPPVEHPVVRRHPGTGRRTLFVNASFTTRIVGLERAESDRLLRLLFQQAHAPEFQVRFGWRAGDVAFWDNRSTQHYAVNDYAPHRRVAERVAIAGDRPY, from the coding sequence ATGACCGTCGTCGACACGTCCCCCGTCCTGCGCGAGCACCGCATCCCCGCCGACGGGCTCTACGAGGGGCCGCGCGTGCTGCGGCGGGTGCCCGAGGGGTGGGAGGACCGGCCCTACGAGCTGTTCGGCGTGGTCCCGCTGGGCCGGGTGATCGGCGCGGAGATCCACGGCGTCGATCTGTCCCGGCCGCTGGGGCCCGGGCTGCGCGCGGAGCTGGACCGGGCGCTGCTGGAGTGGAAGGTGCTGTTCTTCCGCGACCAGCACCTGACCTCACGGCAGCAGCGCGACTTCGCGTCGCACTGGGGTGAGCTGGAGACCAACCCGCTGCTGGCCACGGGGGACGACCCCGAGGTCGCCCGTCTGGACCGGACGGCCGTGCCCACCTTCGAGAACGTCTGGCACGCCGATGTGACCTTCCGCGAGCGCCCCGCCCTCGGCGCGGTCCTGCAACTGCGCGAGGTCCCGCCCGTCGGCGGCGACACCCTCTGGGCGGACATGGCCGCCGCGTACGACAACCTCCCGCAGGAGGTGAAGGAGCGCATCGAGGGGGCGCGGGCGGTGCACGACTTCATCCCTGGGTTCTCCCGCTTCTATCCGCCGGAGCGGCTGGCGCCCCACCAGGAGGAGTTCCCGCCGGTGGAGCACCCGGTGGTGCGGCGCCATCCCGGCACGGGGCGCCGGACCCTGTTCGTCAACGCCTCGTTCACCACCCGGATCGTGGGCCTGGAGCGGGCGGAGAGCGACCGGCTGCTGCGGCTGCTCTTCCAGCAGGCGCACGCGCCGGAGTTCCAGGTGCGGTTCGGCTGGCGCGCGGGTGATGTGGCGTTCTGGGACAACCGGTCCACCCAGCACTACGCGGTCAACGACTACGCCCCGCACCGGCGGGTGGCCGAGCGGGTCGCCATCGCCGGGGACCGCCCGTACTGA
- a CDS encoding aldo/keto reductase — protein sequence MPDTPVRTFDDGHRIPAVGLGTWPLDDDSAEEAVAGALGLGYRLVDTALNYGNETGTGRGIARSGVPREEVFVTTKVPGRHHGYEKTLASFEESRRNLGLSYVDLYLIHWPLPRVGLYVDTWRALIRLREEGLVRSIGVSNFTAEHLARLEEETGVLPAVNQIEMHPRLPQEELRAVHEAKGIVTESWSPLGRGRDLLADPDVVAVAEAHGVTPGQAVLRWHTQLGAVPIPKSADPGRQRENLDLFGFELTPEELERVSAGPRERFGGDPEVHEEF from the coding sequence ATGCCCGACACCCCGGTGCGCACCTTCGACGACGGACACCGGATCCCGGCGGTGGGGCTCGGCACCTGGCCCCTGGACGACGACTCGGCCGAGGAGGCCGTCGCCGGCGCGCTCGGCCTCGGCTACCGGCTCGTCGACACCGCGCTCAACTACGGCAACGAGACCGGCACCGGGCGCGGCATCGCCCGCAGCGGGGTGCCGCGCGAGGAGGTCTTCGTCACGACCAAGGTGCCGGGCCGGCACCACGGTTACGAGAAGACGCTGGCCTCGTTCGAGGAGTCCCGCCGCAATCTGGGGCTGTCCTACGTCGACCTGTATCTCATCCACTGGCCGCTGCCCCGGGTCGGTCTGTACGTGGACACCTGGCGGGCGCTGATCCGGCTGCGCGAGGAGGGTCTCGTACGGTCGATCGGGGTCTCCAACTTCACCGCCGAGCACCTCGCGCGGCTGGAGGAGGAGACGGGGGTGCTGCCCGCCGTCAACCAGATCGAGATGCATCCCCGGCTGCCCCAGGAGGAGCTGCGGGCGGTGCACGAAGCCAAGGGCATCGTCACGGAGAGCTGGAGCCCGCTGGGCCGGGGCCGCGATCTGCTGGCCGACCCGGACGTGGTCGCCGTCGCAGAGGCGCACGGGGTCACGCCGGGGCAGGCGGTGCTGCGCTGGCACACCCAGCTCGGTGCGGTGCCGATCCCGAAGTCGGCCGATCCGGGGCGGCAGCGGGAGAATCTGGATCTGTTCGGGTTCGAGCTGACGCCGGAGGAGCTGGAGCGGGTCTCGGCGGGGCCGCGGGAGCGGTTCGGCGGGGACCCCGAGGTGCACGAGGAGTTCTGA
- the alc gene encoding allantoicase gives MTATNRFTGDAHPYGGGDPYADYRTADFPFTRLVDLADRRLGAGVIAANDEFFAERENLLKPEPAHFDPEHFGHKGKIMDGWETRRRRGVSAAQPHPEDEDHDWALVRLGAPGVIRGIVVDTAHFRGNYPQAVSVEAVSLPGSPSPEELLAPDVKWTTLVPRTPVGGHAANGFTVDAPQRFTHLRVNQHPDGGIARLRVHGDVAPDPAWLTALGTFDLVALENGGRVEDASDRFYSPATHTIQPGRSRKMDDGWETRRRRDKGNDWIHYHLVAHAEIRAVEIDTAYLKGNSAGWASLSVREGEDGDWSEVLPRTRLQPDTDHRFVLPEAVRADQVRIDIFPDGGISRLRLFGSLTEQGAAALAARHAELGG, from the coding sequence ATGACGGCGACCAACCGCTTCACCGGCGACGCGCACCCCTACGGCGGCGGCGACCCCTACGCCGACTACCGCACCGCCGACTTCCCGTTCACCCGGCTGGTGGACCTCGCCGACCGGCGGCTCGGCGCGGGTGTGATCGCGGCCAACGACGAGTTCTTCGCCGAGCGCGAGAACCTGCTGAAGCCGGAGCCCGCCCACTTCGACCCGGAGCACTTCGGGCACAAGGGCAAGATCATGGACGGCTGGGAGACCCGCCGCCGGCGCGGGGTGAGCGCCGCACAGCCCCACCCCGAGGACGAGGACCACGACTGGGCGCTGGTGCGCCTCGGCGCCCCCGGTGTCATCCGGGGCATCGTCGTCGACACCGCCCATTTCCGGGGCAACTACCCGCAGGCCGTCTCCGTCGAGGCCGTCTCGCTGCCCGGCTCGCCGTCCCCCGAGGAACTGCTCGCCCCCGACGTGAAGTGGACGACGCTCGTCCCCCGTACCCCGGTCGGCGGCCACGCGGCCAACGGATTCACCGTCGACGCCCCGCAGCGCTTCACCCATCTGCGGGTCAACCAGCACCCCGACGGTGGCATAGCCCGGCTCCGCGTCCACGGCGACGTGGCCCCGGACCCCGCCTGGCTGACGGCCCTCGGCACCTTCGACCTCGTCGCGCTGGAGAACGGCGGCCGGGTCGAGGACGCCTCCGACCGCTTCTACTCCCCGGCCACCCACACCATCCAGCCCGGCCGCTCCCGCAAGATGGACGACGGCTGGGAGACCCGCCGCAGGCGCGACAAGGGCAACGACTGGATCCACTACCACCTCGTCGCCCACGCCGAGATCCGCGCCGTCGAGATCGACACCGCCTACCTCAAGGGCAACTCGGCGGGCTGGGCGAGCCTTTCGGTCCGCGAGGGCGAGGACGGCGACTGGAGCGAGGTGCTGCCCAGGACCCGGCTGCAGCCCGACACCGACCACCGCTTCGTCCTGCCCGAGGCCGTGCGCGCCGACCAGGTCCGCATCGACATCTTCCCGGACGGCGGCATCTCCCGGCTGCGGCTGTTCGGCTCGCTGACCGAGCAGGGCGCGGCGGCCCTCGCGGCCCGCCACGCCGAGCTGGGCGGCTGA